A region from the Rhodamnia argentea isolate NSW1041297 chromosome 7, ASM2092103v1, whole genome shotgun sequence genome encodes:
- the LOC115742575 gene encoding proteinase inhibitor PSI-1.2-like: MARCNACCMVLLLVCGALLLDMNPGMMAISAVACPQYCLQVDYMTCPSTGNEHLSPRCNCCLAPKGCTLHLTGGGSISCS; the protein is encoded by the exons ATGGCTCGGTGCAACGCGTGTTGTATGGTGCTTCTCCTCGTATGCG GTGCACTTCTGCTTGACATGAATCCCGGGATGATGGCGATCAGCGCTGTAGCTTGTCCTCAGTACTGCTTGCAAGTGGACTACATGACTTGCCCGTCCACCGGCAATGAGCACCTGAGTCCCAGGTGCAACTGCTGCCTCGCCCCGAAAGGCTGCACTCTTCACCTGACCGGAGGCGGATCAATTTCTTGCAGTTGA
- the LOC115733332 gene encoding epoxide hydrolase A-like isoform X2, translating to MENIQHRTVRTNGINMHVAWVGDGPDTVLFIHGFPELWYSWRHQLVSLAALDYRAVAPDLRGYGGTVAPPSAASYTAFHVVGDLVGMLDALGIGRAFVVGHDWGAVIAWYLCLLRPDRVKALVNTSVPWYPGGTWFPCDPEKKPVESIRAMHGDDYYVCRFQEPGEMEEDFAKADTAKLIQLFLTSRDPGPPIVPKDLGFSGMTKLFEQHQIELPSWLTEDDVSFYATEFSRTGFTGALNYYRCLDLNWELLAPWAGARVEVPVKFIVGDQDLAYHIPGVKEYIHGGGFKQAVPNLEEVVVMEGAAHFIQQEKAQEITSHIHDFIKKFSSP from the exons ATGGAGAACATCCAGCACCGCACGGTTCGCACCAACGGCATAAACATGCACGTGGCGTGGGTGGGCGACGGCCCCGACACGGTCCTCTTCATCCACGGCTTCCCGGAGCTCTGGTATTCGTGGCGCCACCAGTTGGTGTCCCTCGCAGCCCTTGACTACCGCGCCGTCGCGCCCGACCTCCGGGGCTACGGAG GCACCGTCGCACCGCCGTCCGCGGCGTCGTACACGGCGTTCCACGTGGTGGGGGACCTGGTGGGGATGCTGGACGCGCTGGGGATCGGGCGGGCGTTCGTGGTGGGACACGACTGGGGGGCGGTGATAGCGTGGTACCTGTGCCTGCTGAGGCCTGACCGAGTGAAGGCGTTGGTCAACACGAGCGTCCCGTGGTACCCTGGCGGCACCTGGTTCCCGTGTGATCCGGAGAAGAAGCCCGTCGAGTCAATAAGGGCGATGCACGGAGATGATTACTACGTTTGCAGGTTTCAG GAACCTGGAGAGATGGAAGAGGACTTTGCGAAAGCTGATACTGCGAAACTCATTCAGCTATTCCTCACAAGCCGCGATCCAGGCCCACCTATCGTGCCTAAAGATTTAGGATTCTCAGGAATGACTAAGCTATTCGAACAGCACCAGATCGAGTTGCCCTCTTGGCTGACCGAGGATGACGTCAGCTTCTACGCCACCGAATTCAGCCGCACCGGCTTCACCGGGGCTTTGAACTATTACCGTTGCTTGGActt AAACTGGGAGCTATTGGCGCCGTGGGCCGGAGCGCGAGTCGAAGTGCCGGTGAAGTTCATAGTGGGGGATCAGGACCTCGCCTATCACATACCTGGTGTGAAGGAGTACATCCACGGCGGTGGATTCAAGCAGGCTGTGCCCAACTTGGAAGAAGTGGTGGTGATGGAAGGAGCGGCTCATTTCATCCAGCAAGAGAAGGCTCAGGAAATCACTTCTCACATTCACGACTTCATCAAGAAATTCTCATCCCCATGA